In a genomic window of Helicobacter sp. MIT 21-1697:
- a CDS encoding dehypoxanthine futalosine cyclase has product MTDVVEHSLKDSKDVNTIKRVSNAEILDLMRNASLRELGARASEIKSILHPSKTTTFVVDRNINYTNICWVDCKFCAFKRRLGEEGVYILSFEEIDKKIDELLAIGGTQILFQGGVHPKLKIEWYEELVSHIAQKYPMITIHGFSAIEINYIAKVSKISIPEVLLRLQKAGLSSIPGAGAEILSDRVRDKIAPKKLDTQEWLEVHREAHRIGMKTTATMMFGSVENDEDIVAHWDCLRQLQDEFGGFRAFIMWSFQPDNTPLQKEFPHIHKASSNRYLRLLACSRIYLDNFVNIQSSWVTQGSYIGQLALLFGANDLGSTMMEENVVSSAGVCNSMNAQEMIELIRDIGESPAKRNTAYEILERF; this is encoded by the coding sequence ATGACAGATGTAGTAGAGCATTCCCTCAAAGATTCTAAAGATGTAAATACTATAAAACGCGTGAGTAATGCAGAAATTTTGGATTTAATGCGCAATGCATCTTTGCGCGAGTTAGGGGCGAGGGCAAGTGAAATTAAGTCTATTCTCCACCCGAGCAAGACTACAACCTTTGTTGTGGATAGGAACATTAACTATACGAATATTTGTTGGGTAGATTGCAAGTTTTGTGCGTTTAAGCGTAGATTAGGCGAGGAGGGCGTATATATTTTAAGTTTTGAAGAGATTGATAAAAAAATTGATGAGCTTTTAGCCATTGGTGGCACACAGATTCTCTTTCAAGGCGGCGTACATCCAAAGCTTAAAATTGAGTGGTATGAAGAGCTTGTGAGTCATATCGCGCAAAAATATCCTATGATTACTATTCACGGATTTTCTGCTATTGAGATAAATTATATTGCTAAGGTCTCTAAAATCTCTATCCCAGAGGTGCTTTTGCGACTCCAAAAAGCAGGATTGTCTTCTATTCCCGGAGCGGGTGCTGAAATCTTAAGTGATAGGGTGCGCGATAAAATAGCGCCAAAAAAGCTTGATACACAAGAATGGCTTGAAGTGCATAGAGAAGCCCATCGTATAGGTATGAAAACCACAGCTACAATGATGTTTGGTAGCGTGGAGAATGATGAGGATATTGTAGCGCATTGGGATTGCCTAAGGCAACTTCAAGATGAGTTTGGTGGATTTAGAGCGTTTATTATGTGGAGTTTTCAGCCTGATAATACGCCTTTGCAAAAAGAATTTCCACATATTCATAAAGCCTCATCAAATAGGTATCTGCGCCTTTTAGCGTGTAGTAGAATCTATCTTGATAATTTTGTCAATATCCAAAGCTCTTGGGTAACGCAAGGCTCATATATTGGGCAGCTTGCTTTGCTTTTTGGCGCAAATGATTTAGGCAGCACAATGATGGAGGAGAATGTGGTTTCCTCTGCGGGTGTGTGTAATTCTATGAATGCTCAAGAGATGATTGAGCTTATTAGGGATATTGGTGAATCTCCAGCCAAACGCAACACAGCGTATGAGATTTTGGAGCGATTTTGA
- a CDS encoding M16 family metallopeptidase — protein MNAQEARVSAVEINGVSVPLIFEQSKNLPVGDVQLVFIGGRADAQKAGLGALSAKMLNEGTKTLGSVDFARKLEQKAIGLYASVGLQTLSFELSYLKEFEDESFSLLQELLYDPNLTLTAFEKVKSLILSRLVSQEDDFDNVAQRNLNTMLFKDTPMAVPLLGDKQSIESITLEDVEVFLKRNLVLKRLIIIAGGDMQEEQLKTKLASALGVLPVGESKEKLHFKASHNADSINVQKPTQQAFIYFGSPFDVKDSHQNYMARVMSFILGGSGFGSRMMEEVRVKRGLAYSAYMKISVGGAVDYASGYLQTKLENKDKAIEVVKEVVNDFIAQGASEQELAAAKAFLLGSEPLREESLSQRLGAKFVNYFRDLPLDNHKKELELIKTLTLEELNAYIKSHKEILQMSFSVVEQSALPESSQ, from the coding sequence ATGAATGCGCAAGAGGCAAGGGTGAGTGCAGTGGAAATAAATGGCGTAAGTGTGCCGCTGATATTTGAGCAAAGCAAGAATCTGCCTGTGGGTGATGTGCAGTTAGTATTTATCGGTGGCAGAGCTGATGCACAAAAAGCCGGACTTGGTGCTTTAAGTGCTAAAATGCTCAATGAAGGCACAAAAACGCTTGGAAGTGTGGATTTTGCGCGAAAACTAGAACAAAAAGCCATAGGTTTATATGCAAGCGTAGGATTGCAAACTTTAAGCTTTGAACTCTCTTATCTCAAAGAGTTTGAAGATGAGAGTTTTTCACTTTTGCAAGAGCTTCTTTATGACCCAAATCTTACGCTTACCGCATTTGAGAAAGTGAAATCTCTGATTCTTAGCAGACTTGTCAGCCAAGAAGATGATTTTGATAATGTAGCACAGAGGAATCTCAATACAATGCTTTTTAAAGACACACCTATGGCAGTGCCATTACTTGGAGATAAGCAGAGTATAGAATCTATCACGCTTGAAGATGTGGAGGTGTTTTTAAAACGCAATCTTGTGTTAAAGCGGCTTATTATCATTGCAGGGGGTGATATGCAAGAGGAGCAATTAAAGACAAAGCTCGCCTCCGCTCTTGGTGTATTGCCTGTGGGGGAGAGTAAGGAAAAGCTACACTTTAAAGCCTCGCACAATGCAGATTCTATAAATGTGCAAAAACCTACACAACAAGCTTTTATATATTTTGGCTCACCTTTTGATGTTAAAGATTCTCATCAAAATTATATGGCGCGTGTGATGAGCTTCATACTTGGTGGTTCGGGCTTTGGTTCGCGTATGATGGAAGAAGTGCGCGTGAAAAGAGGACTTGCGTATTCCGCATATATGAAAATAAGTGTTGGTGGGGCAGTGGATTATGCAAGTGGATATTTACAAACAAAGCTTGAAAATAAAGATAAGGCAATAGAGGTGGTGAAAGAGGTGGTGAATGACTTTATTGCACAAGGGGCAAGTGAGCAAGAGCTTGCTGCTGCCAAGGCATTTTTGCTTGGTAGTGAGCCACTTCGCGAAGAGAGCCTCTCTCAACGACTTGGTGCAAAATTTGTCAATTATTTTAGAGATTTGCCCCTAGATAATCATAAAAAAGAGCTAGAATTGATTAAAACGCTTACACTTGAGGAACTCAATGCCTATATCAAATCGCATAAAGAAATTTTACAGATGAGTTTTAGTGTGGTGGAGCAATCCGCGCTTCCTGAATCATCTCAATAG
- a CDS encoding Gfo/Idh/MocA family protein — protein sequence MPIKCAIIGYGYWGRNVAKAIVQCSNFELITIYDEEHNALNEAHKSYDFSPYPSYEAILSDTQIQAVFIITPPHTHFSLAKRALESAKHTFVEKPLTTNSAQAQILYDVADSKNVRLYCDHIFLHSPAINYLKEHIASFGEIVYINARRINLGLFQSNVDVIWDLAIHDLSIIDYLVGLHIKEVSTFATTYLCYPNDALANINMKLENGIIITLNLSWLSPIKVREMIIGGSKKTAIYDETKHNKITLFNTGVVIKDEFDKTSLYQKMVEYKLSKEIIPKLPKTMALDNSIAHFSEYILNQDCIEKSKCDKEHILRVIKAIEMIQEARIAPPH from the coding sequence ATGCCTATAAAATGTGCCATTATCGGCTATGGATATTGGGGACGCAATGTCGCAAAAGCAATCGTGCAATGCTCTAATTTTGAGCTTATCACTATCTATGATGAGGAGCATAATGCGCTCAATGAAGCGCACAAATCCTATGACTTTAGCCCATATCCTAGCTATGAGGCAATTCTATCAGATACACAAATCCAAGCAGTTTTTATTATCACACCTCCTCATACACACTTCAGCCTCGCTAAACGCGCTTTAGAATCTGCTAAGCATACCTTTGTAGAAAAACCTCTCACAACTAACTCCGCTCAAGCTCAAATCCTTTATGATGTGGCAGATTCTAAAAATGTGAGACTCTATTGCGACCATATTTTTTTGCATTCTCCTGCGATAAACTATCTTAAAGAACATATTGCAAGTTTTGGGGAGATTGTTTATATCAATGCTCGGCGCATTAATCTCGGACTATTTCAAAGCAATGTTGATGTGATTTGGGATTTAGCAATTCACGATTTGAGCATTATTGATTATCTCGTGGGACTTCATATCAAAGAGGTTTCCACCTTTGCAACGACATATCTCTGCTATCCTAATGATGCTTTGGCAAATATCAATATGAAGCTTGAAAATGGTATTATCATCACGCTTAATCTCTCGTGGCTTAGCCCTATTAAAGTGCGTGAGATGATAATTGGTGGGAGCAAAAAAACAGCAATTTATGATGAAACAAAACACAATAAAATCACACTTTTTAACACAGGCGTGGTGATAAAAGATGAATTTGACAAAACAAGCCTCTATCAAAAAATGGTAGAATACAAATTAAGCAAAGAGATTATACCAAAACTCCCTAAAACTATGGCACTTGATAATTCTATTGCCCATTTTAGTGAATATATCCTCAATCAAGATTGTATAGAAAAATCAAAATGTGATAAAGAGCATATACTGCGTGTTATTAAGGCTATTGAGATGATTCAGGAAGCGCGGATTGCTCCACCACACTAA
- a CDS encoding indole-3-glycerol phosphate synthase encodes MPLSSAFSATAIECALQSLKARKALIDFDTLGRTLAYSPFMPRIERSFFVRESGKPPKIAQRVYIESTSFSIDALEPIQRAYTLEEQMEILGHFQAYMLDLCEVMGDSHTLSSPLESIALLRRHSRLPIIHSDIFLDEYQILESALFGADTLLIPAQPLSAKSLSKLLVFARRLSFEPFIGVRNKDELKMAIFSGASMLFIPQDAFVELLSLVPNTQVIATDYPDEYGVDMWIQSENV; translated from the coding sequence ATGCCTTTATCCTCCGCTTTTTCGGCGACTGCTATTGAATGTGCTTTGCAAAGTTTAAAGGCGCGTAAAGCACTCATAGATTTTGATACCTTGGGGCGGACATTGGCATATAGTCCTTTTATGCCTCGTATAGAGCGTTCATTCTTTGTGCGCGAAAGCGGGAAACCTCCAAAAATCGCCCAAAGAGTATATATAGAATCTACAAGTTTTTCTATTGACGCGCTTGAGCCCATTCAGAGAGCTTATACACTTGAGGAGCAAATGGAGATACTCGGGCATTTTCAAGCCTATATGCTTGATTTGTGTGAAGTTATGGGAGATTCTCATACTTTATCCTCGCCTTTGGAATCTATTGCTCTTTTGCGCCGCCACAGCAGGCTTCCGATTATTCATAGCGATATTTTTTTAGATGAATATCAGATTTTAGAATCTGCTCTTTTTGGGGCAGATACACTTCTTATCCCTGCCCAACCTTTATCGGCTAAGAGTTTGAGTAAATTGCTTGTCTTTGCAAGGCGGCTTAGCTTTGAGCCATTTATTGGGGTGCGCAATAAAGATGAGCTCAAAATGGCAATTTTTAGTGGAGCAAGTATGCTTTTTATCCCACAAGATGCTTTTGTAGAGCTTTTAAGCCTTGTGCCAAATACGCAGGTAATTGCCACAGATTATCCTGATGAATATGGAGTGGATATGTGGATTCAATCAGAAAATGTTTAA
- a CDS encoding YfhL family 4Fe-4S dicluster ferredoxin, whose amino-acid sequence MALMINNECIACDACAEECPNGAIEEGDPIYSIDPDICTECVGSYDEPSCLSVCPVDAIMPDPDNIENMEELKYKFEMLQKGE is encoded by the coding sequence ATGGCTTTGATGATTAATAATGAATGTATTGCGTGTGATGCGTGTGCAGAAGAGTGTCCTAATGGTGCGATTGAAGAGGGCGACCCTATTTATAGCATTGATCCTGATATATGCACAGAATGTGTAGGGAGCTATGATGAACCAAGTTGTTTGAGTGTGTGTCCTGTTGATGCGATTATGCCGGACCCTGATAACATAGAGAATATGGAAGAGCTCAAATATAAGTTTGAAATGCTCCAAAAGGGAGAGTGA
- a CDS encoding Ppx/GppA phosphatase family protein, with protein sequence MAKITTVIDIGSNSARMAIYRRTSRFAFHLIYETKSKVRISEGCYESGGVLGQIPMDRAIYALKEFVQIAKAHKSRKIFCVATSALRDAPNAKVLLDRAKKECGVSIKVIDGKKEALYGGIACANLSHYKDGITMDIGGGSTECALIQDGKIIDLISLDIGTIRLKELFFDKKNNIEGARAFIQAQLANVPSHFRHHRVFGVGGTIRALSKMIMKYKRYPIQEVHGYEVNVEQNIKFFEKISQASEDKLDSMGVPQDRIDNIRSGSLILQMFLTFFGAKEIVTSGVGVREGVFLSDLLRGHKNSFPKGINPSINCIEDRFMLDKKYAEMTRRESLKIFDALFPLHKLDEQCKKLLHIASYLSSIGRILNFYNAEYHGSYFLLNALEYGFSHTERMSICLLVEYSGKKIPQDESIRHISDMMPKLLSLQWLSFMLALAENLCRSEGNMQIRYEYVKPKTLRIYTIADLYLAKENINKLHKPEPLQIEFIKV encoded by the coding sequence ATGGCAAAAATTACAACCGTCATTGATATTGGTTCAAACTCTGCGAGAATGGCGATTTATCGCCGCACTTCGCGCTTTGCTTTTCATTTGATTTATGAAACCAAAAGCAAAGTGAGAATTTCAGAGGGCTGTTATGAATCTGGCGGTGTTTTGGGGCAAATCCCTATGGATAGGGCAATTTATGCGCTCAAAGAGTTTGTGCAAATTGCTAAAGCGCATAAATCTCGCAAGATTTTTTGTGTAGCAACTTCTGCTTTGCGTGATGCGCCGAATGCAAAGGTGTTACTTGATAGGGCAAAAAAGGAATGTGGCGTCTCTATTAAAGTCATTGATGGCAAAAAGGAGGCACTTTATGGTGGCATAGCGTGTGCCAATCTCTCTCACTATAAAGATGGAATCACAATGGATATAGGAGGAGGAAGCACAGAGTGCGCCTTGATACAAGATGGCAAAATTATTGACTTGATTTCGCTTGATATTGGCACAATTCGCCTTAAAGAATTATTTTTTGATAAAAAAAATAATATTGAGGGAGCAAGAGCATTTATACAAGCGCAGCTTGCAAATGTGCCCTCACATTTTAGACATCATCGTGTTTTTGGTGTGGGCGGAACGATACGCGCACTTTCTAAAATGATAATGAAATACAAAAGGTATCCTATCCAAGAAGTGCACGGCTATGAAGTGAATGTGGAGCAAAATATCAAATTTTTTGAGAAAATTTCCCAAGCTTCTGAAGATAAGTTAGATTCTATGGGTGTGCCACAAGATAGGATTGATAATATTCGCAGTGGTTCGTTGATACTCCAAATGTTTTTGACATTTTTTGGCGCTAAGGAGATTGTTACAAGCGGTGTAGGAGTGAGAGAGGGCGTGTTTTTAAGTGATTTGTTACGAGGACATAAAAATAGCTTCCCCAAAGGGATTAATCCCTCTATTAACTGCATTGAAGATAGATTTATGCTTGATAAAAAATATGCCGAAATGACGCGCAGAGAATCTTTAAAAATTTTTGATGCACTTTTTCCCTTGCATAAGCTTGATGAGCAGTGTAAGAAATTGCTTCATATTGCCTCGTATCTTTCAAGCATTGGGCGGATTCTTAATTTTTATAATGCAGAATATCACGGCTCATATTTTTTGCTTAATGCCCTAGAGTATGGATTTTCACACACAGAGCGAATGAGTATTTGTTTGCTTGTAGAATATAGTGGCAAGAAGATTCCCCAAGATGAGAGCATTAGGCATATAAGCGATATGATGCCTAAGCTTTTGAGTTTGCAGTGGTTGAGTTTTATGCTCGCACTTGCTGAAAATCTCTGTCGTAGCGAGGGTAATATGCAAATCCGCTATGAATATGTGAAGCCCAAAACTTTACGAATCTACACCATAGCTGATTTGTATCTTGCCAAAGAAAATATCAATAAGCTCCATAAGCCAGAGCCATTGCAAATTGAATTTATTAAAGTATAG
- the waaC gene encoding lipopolysaccharide heptosyltransferase I translates to MKIAIVRLSSLGDVIVGASVLPFVKKHLEETYPQGVEIDWIVDSTFGEVLRHSPCIHHLIEINLKKGGINALPTIIKNLKALPAYDILIDMQGLIKSALCGSVLKSKQYWGFAWDSIKEPLASLIYTHKVHIPYEQHILERNLKLVCTALGAKDIDETNRMYYHNRAQAFGVSEVDNERVLEIFRTLQTDKDSKNILLVLESSLEAKTYPLHLFIQVIQQLLETNPHFNVFLLWHSTNKAQKIKEHFASQKNVIVLPHLHIGEIKALIQKIDLLIGGDTGITHLAWAMQKDSLTLYGNTPAARFALEGKNNRFLSGSENPSYAKNDFSIANIQPSTICACVEEIFAAAYCTK, encoded by the coding sequence ATGAAAATAGCAATCGTGCGACTTTCTAGCCTTGGCGATGTGATTGTGGGCGCAAGTGTATTGCCTTTTGTAAAAAAACATTTAGAGGAAACCTATCCTCAAGGCGTGGAGATTGATTGGATTGTAGATAGCACTTTTGGTGAAGTGTTGCGCCATAGTCCTTGTATTCATCATCTCATTGAAATCAATCTTAAAAAAGGCGGTATAAATGCTTTGCCTACTATCATTAAGAATCTAAAGGCACTTCCTGCTTATGATATACTCATTGATATGCAAGGATTAATCAAATCAGCATTATGTGGAAGTGTGCTAAAGAGTAAGCAATATTGGGGATTTGCGTGGGATTCTATAAAAGAACCTTTAGCAAGTCTTATTTATACGCATAAAGTGCATATTCCTTATGAGCAGCATATCTTAGAGCGTAATTTAAAACTTGTTTGCACTGCACTAGGGGCTAAAGATATAGATGAAACAAATCGTATGTATTATCATAATCGCGCTCAAGCTTTTGGTGTGAGTGAGGTAGATAATGAGCGTGTGTTAGAAATTTTTAGAACATTGCAAACTGACAAAGATTCTAAGAATATTTTACTCGTGCTTGAATCCTCTTTGGAGGCTAAAACTTACCCCTTGCATTTATTTATTCAAGTGATTCAACAACTTTTGGAGACAAATCCACATTTTAATGTGTTTTTACTATGGCATAGCACAAACAAGGCACAAAAGATTAAAGAGCATTTTGCTTCACAAAAAAATGTAATAGTGCTTCCACATCTTCATATAGGAGAGATTAAAGCATTAATACAAAAAATAGATTTACTTATTGGAGGAGATACGGGCATAACACATTTGGCGTGGGCTATGCAAAAAGATTCTTTAACGCTTTATGGCAATACACCAGCAGCTCGTTTTGCACTTGAAGGAAAAAATAACCGATTTTTAAGTGGAAGTGAGAATCCCTCCTATGCAAAAAATGATTTTTCTATTGCAAATATTCAGCCAAGCACTATTTGTGCTTGTGTAGAGGAGATTTTTGCAGCGGCTTATTGCACAAAATAA
- a CDS encoding lipid A biosynthesis lauroyl acyltransferase — protein MSLRAKIVQGVIKVIANCMGYYLAKMPHWLFVGHIKALALIMRICDRRRFRDARANLDFVYGAQMSEEQKRAIIKTCYENFAFVLLETIRVSFIPLEQHTQRFRFIDEHYLLDTLHNDKGAVAISAHYGYWEAIANVLVPRYPWCNMASLGRLTAFDSINQMIIERRELQNAKFIDKKGAFKHLLKLYSKENPLAGILVDQNISEDEGIWVEFFGKRATHTTIASVLSRRFGVGIVPIMISIGEGYKNFEVRYYPPIYCAKSEDSSADILQATQAQANVIEAAIRAKPQDWFWFHKRWKSAYKEIYNSSAHFKL, from the coding sequence ATGAGTTTAAGAGCAAAGATTGTTCAAGGCGTGATAAAAGTAATAGCAAATTGTATGGGCTATTATTTGGCAAAAATGCCCCATTGGCTTTTTGTGGGGCATATTAAAGCATTGGCATTGATAATGAGAATCTGTGATAGGAGACGCTTTAGGGACGCTAGGGCGAATTTGGATTTTGTATATGGCGCACAGATGAGCGAGGAACAAAAGCGCGCAATCATTAAAACTTGCTATGAAAATTTTGCCTTTGTGCTTTTAGAGACGATACGCGTATCATTTATTCCTTTAGAGCAGCACACGCAGCGATTTCGTTTTATTGATGAACATTATCTTTTAGATACTTTGCACAACGATAAGGGTGCAGTGGCGATTTCAGCGCATTATGGGTATTGGGAAGCCATAGCAAATGTGTTAGTGCCGCGTTATCCTTGGTGCAATATGGCTTCTTTAGGGAGATTGACAGCTTTTGATTCTATCAATCAAATGATAATTGAGCGCCGCGAGCTCCAAAATGCAAAATTCATTGACAAAAAAGGCGCATTCAAGCATTTGTTGAAATTGTATAGCAAAGAGAATCCGCTTGCAGGGATTTTGGTGGATCAAAATATCTCTGAAGATGAGGGTATATGGGTGGAATTTTTTGGCAAGAGGGCGACACATACAACCATTGCTTCAGTGCTCTCTCGGCGCTTTGGTGTGGGTATCGTGCCTATAATGATTAGCATAGGAGAGGGGTATAAAAATTTTGAAGTCCGATACTATCCACCAATTTATTGCGCAAAAAGCGAGGATAGTTCGGCGGATATACTCCAAGCTACACAAGCTCAAGCCAATGTCATTGAAGCGGCAATCAGGGCTAAGCCGCAAGATTGGTTTTGGTTTCATAAACGTTGGAAATCAGCTTATAAAGAAATTTATAATTCTTCAGCCCATTTTAAGCTTTAA